Proteins from one Apis cerana isolate GH-2021 linkage group LG11, AcerK_1.0, whole genome shotgun sequence genomic window:
- the LOC107998552 gene encoding uncharacterized protein LOC107998552, which translates to MYDICHPSYYHIGKLGCTDPIKISTTFYVYIELCEAKRYWEVNYKYNENLDLLYLEVKKNKTSQIEIYVPWPTSSNISLKTIEKIQEGLNVEQITLVFKLEDSTSIIYKATKGLVKPIDPETSKVRKEKEEKKLNLEKEIRKNTSYLYELAKSLDKKDTNKDSDVSHNNKVMDSDISHNDKITDK; encoded by the exons atGTATGATATATGTCATCCTAgt tattatcatATTGGAAAATTAGGTTGTACTGATCCTATAAAAATAAGCACAACATTTTATGTTTACATCGAGCTATGTGaag caaAAAGATATTGGGAAgtcaattacaaatataatgaaaatttagatttattatatttagaagtaaaaaaaaataaaacttctcaaatagaaatatatgtacCTTGGCCTACATCAAgtaatatttctcttaaaacAATAGAGAAGATACAAGAAGGTTTAAATGTTGAACA gATAACTCTTGTTTTTAAACTTGAAGATAGTACaagcattatttataaagctACTAAAGGTCTTGTGAAACCTATTGATCCAGAAACAAGTAAAgtgaggaaagaaaaagaagaaaaaaaattaaatttagaaaaagaaataagaaaaaatacttcctatttatatgaattagcCAAATCcttagataaaaaagatactAATAAAGATAGTGATGTAAgccataataataaagtaatggaTTCTGATATAAgtcataatgataaaataacggataaataa
- the LOC107998548 gene encoding serine/threonine-protein kinase N isoform X9: MPKFSFKKVKQGAENMIQSLTSGRDKKLLQEAQQMLDDSRAKIEFLRMRIMKVRQARQQQHARGDAPPPNGETTSNKDRYEPSLELALEERVEELRHRLRIEAAVVEGAKNVIRLLQSAKVADKKALTEAQASLAESSRKLDLLRLSLELRRQELPPDSGTAAQLKRELASVQSASPVPVTYTSLQPFRGPLEGKATVPASVSRCAAVTGQLEVRLMGCQDLAEEVPGRTRREHPASPDLRSFVKGVTGRSSSKSYSVKDETSNDIMAVIKLDNQTVGQTSWRPCSQQAWDQRFSIELDKSRELEIGIYWKDWRSLCAIKFLRLEEFIDDVRHGMALQLEPQGLLFAEIKFLNPMISRKPKLQRQRKIFKQQVKNFPRANQMNINVATWGRLLKRSAAPSLHNSRNSESPPSGPQPLQLVFDTSVEDKPETPGELPDPEKGGLGGARPLGLSTSNSPTLPRPPEHPPPPPPTITKKPSMPAPPPPPKLDQEVVYEMPNKPSQYRDSAYESRRHSQLTGMTIDNFRLLSVLGRGHFGKVILSQYRNTGEYFAIKALKKGDIIARDEVESLLSEKRIFEVANATRHPFLVNLFACFQTEAHVCFVMEYAAGGDLMMHIHADVFGEPRAVFYSACVVLGLQYLHESRIIYRDLKLDNLLLDTEGYVKIADFGLCKEGMGYGDRTGTFCGTPEFLAPEVLTETSYTRAVDWWGLGVLIFEMLVGESPFPGDDEEEVFDSIVNDEVRYPRFLSLEAIAIMRRLLRKNPDRRLGSSERDAEDVKKQAFFRHIAWDDLLLRRVKPPFVPVIHSVEDVSNFDEEFTSEKPQLTPPKDPRPLSDLEQSLFKDFTYMADWC; encoded by the exons GTGAAGCAGGGGGCGGAGAACATGATCCAGAGTTTGACGAGCGGAAGAGACAAAAAGTTGCTGCAGGAGGCTCAACAAATGCTCGACGATTCTCGCGCTAAAATCGAGTTCCTACGTATGCGAATAATGAAAGTGCGGCAAGCCCGCCAGCAACAACACGCGCGAGGCGATGCACCGCCGCCGAATGGCGAGACGACCAGCAATAAAG ACAGGTACGAGCCTAGTTTGGAGTTGGCGTTGGAGGAAAGGGTGGAGGAGCTGCGACATCGTTTGCGGATCGAAGCCGCGGTTGTGGAAGGGGCCAAGAACGTGATACGTCTTTTACAAAGTGCCAAAGTCGCCGATAAGAAGGCCTTAACGGAG GCTCAAGCAAGTCTTGCAGAATCGAGTAGAAAGTTGGATCTGCTGAGATTATCCCTCGAACTCAGAAGACAAGAATTGCCACCTGACAGTGGTACTGCTGCTCAATTGAAGAGAGAATTGGCTAGTGTGCAATCGGCTAGCCCCGTTCCTGTGACTTACACGTCGTTACAACCATTTCGCGGCCCTCTGGAGGGTAAAGCTACGGTGCCTGCTTCGGTTTCAAGATGTGCTGCCGTTACTGGACAATTAGAg GTAAGGTTAATGGGATGTCAAGACTTAGCGGAAGAAGTGCCTGGTCGCACAAGAAGAGAACATCCAGCAAGTCCGGATCTACGCAGTTTTGTTAAAGGGGTTACAGGACGTAGTTCGAGCAAATCGTATAGCGTTAAAGATGAAACAAGTA atgATATTATGGCAGTTATTAAACTGGACAACCAAACAGTAGGACAAACTAGTTGGCGACCGTGTTCTCAACAAGCATGGGATCaaag GTTTTCCATTGAACTAGATAAGTCGAGAGAACTTGAAATAGGCATTTATTGGAAAGATTGGAGATCCCTTTgtgctataaaatttttacgtttaGAAGAGTTTATCGATGATGTGAGACACGGAATGGCTCTGCAATTGGAACCCCAAGGTCTTCTTTTCGcggaaattaaattcttgaatCCTATGATTTCGAGAAAACCTAAATTACAACGTCAACGCAAAATCTTCAAACAACAAGTGAAAAATTTCCCGAGAGCTAATCAAATGAACATCAATGTTGCAACTTGGGGTAGACTTTTAAAACGATCGGCAGCCCCTTCATTGCACAATTCAAGAAATTCTGAAAGCCCGCCATCAG GACCACAACCTTTACAACTTGTTTTTGACACGTCGGTAGAAGATAAACCGGAAACACCCGGAGAATTACCTGACCCGGAGAAAGGAGGCTTAGGAGGCGCCAGACCATTAGGATTATCGACTTCTAATAGTCCTACATTACCACGTCCTCCAGAACATCCACCACCTCCACCACccacaattacaaaaaaaccTTCAATGCCCGcacctccaccaccaccaaAATTAGATCAAGAA GTTGTATACGAAATGCCGAATAAGCCTTCTCAATACAGAGACAGTGCCTACGAATCTAGAAGACATTCGCAACTTACTGGAATGACCATAGATAATTTTAGACTACTCTCTGTTCTTGGCCGCGGTCATTTCGGAAAAGTAATTCTATCGCAATATAGAAATACAGGAGAATACTTCGCAATAAAAGCGTTGAAAAAAGGAGACATAATAGCGAGAGATGAAGTAGAATCTTTACTTTCAGAGAAGAGAATATTTGAAGTCGCCAATGCTACACGTCATCCTTTCCTTGTAAATCTTTTTGCTTGTTTTCAAACTGag gCACATGTATGCTTTGTAATGGAATATGCAGCTGGAGGAGATCTTATGATGCATATACACGCGGATGTATTTGGAGAGCCACGAGCTGTATTTTATTCAGCTTGTGTTGTATTAGGGTTGCAATATTTGCATGAAAGTCGAATTATTTATCg agatttaaaattagataatttactATTGGATACAGAAGGATATGTAAAAATTGCGGATTTCGGTTTGTGCAAAGAGGGAATGGGATATGGAGATAGAACAGGAACATTTTGTGGTACTCCAGAATTTTTAGCTCCTGAAGTGCTTACTGAAACATCATATACGCGGGCAGTTGATTGGTGGGGTCTTggtgtattaatatttgaaatgctTGTTGGTGAA TCACCATTTCCTGGtgatgatgaagaagaagTGTTTGATTCCATTGTGAATGATGAAGTTCGTTATCCGCGGTTTCTTTCTTTAGAAGCAATTGCGATAATGCGGAgg ttattaagaaaaaatcctGATAGAAGATTAGGTAGTAGTGAAAGAGATGCAGAAGATGTTAAGAAACAAGCATTCTTTAGGCATATAGCTTGGGACGATTTACTTCTAAGACGTGTAAAGCCACCATTTGTTCCAGTAATT CATTCTGTGGAAGATGTCAGTAATTTTGATGAAGAATTTACATCAGAAAAACCTCAATTAACTCCACCTAAAGATCCTAGACCACTCAGTGATTTAGaacaaagtttatttaaagattttacgtACATGGCTGATTGGTGCTAG
- the LOC107998549 gene encoding uncharacterized protein LOC107998549 — protein sequence MYGRQSDSNNTQPPWSVRAEVTIRHGTPVTSESSQLPVGISSTVTDSGGVRMIYRWNTTNQSSPSPIIPVITTSGPSASSGSFGFQRGNILFTSTPPPKSTQGSFTIPRSGSSGNDEHTPSRGRGANFSDSGYNSERFSPNSYSSLPVRRPSQQYNRRCRSTCSIVLSAVADGSNEENYSKVTSDETVKHSYDNSWRHPSAYVFSRQQFTTVPEVCEDCPEDGASSAHGTHFCSSVKEEEVTRKSTTVSKDASSQTTDIESRESSSMVADKNKVRRRAAIGLRSLDEQKKKKPESRSPTTASETTSIGPSAESEKSDSSTKDEESAKRKSRTVHIDVYCTGSDDDENVDTSSENECETPMTVFENPDVKVTHTQVASNVLPRGFQDEKAFLKRATERRCDSFKHAPMRMPSIASSKGYDSDDVFSSLYPSQFSSYSALRDPDSAPWSAASSNVGIPFDYDSTIATSAKDTLSDIESLINAKTDLTRCDSFEYASSTDRERIRRMEEIWAKAEDKEKRWRSPQVERKYLLRNRKMREYLKKHEVGWSSGDSDEESDESGAIGWSFMSGEENQEEIKKASSFRKAGKSIAEDGERNASIMEKELSKQRNSRQYHSDSTRSDSIPRAFRDQIGLFGSKTPSPLPSKVPSRVTSPFMTPQGERTDHILKASIFGAVVNAFRKPGHHIGPSKNPSCSCEHCQRYFEELNSRERSRSISDFERQTGFRLRNEKRIFRPIPKNDNS from the exons ATGTACGGGCGACAAAGCGATTCGAATAACACGCAACCACCATGGTCGGTGCGTGCAGAAGTTACGATTCGCCATGGTACACCGGTAACCTCGGAATCTAGTCAACTACCTGTAGGTATATCTTCGACTGTCACGGATTCGGGCGGTGTTCGTATGATATATCGATGGAATACCACCAATCAATCGTCCCCGTCGCCGATAATTCCAGTCATCACGACTTCCGGACCATCCGCGTCTTCTGGCTCGTTTGGCTTTCAGCGAGGAAACATATTGTTCACTTCGACACCACCACCAAAATCCACGCAAGGATCTTTCACGATTCCAAGATCAGGATCGTCTGGAAACGATGAGCATACGCCATCTAGAGGACGTGGCGCGAACTTCTCGGATTCGGGCTACAACAGTGAGCGATTTTCACCTAATTCGTACTCTAGTTTGCCCGTTCGTCGACCTTCCCAACAATATAATCGTCGATGCAGGAGCACGTGCAGTATCGTACTGTCAGCTGTGGCAGACGGTTCGAACGAAGAAAACTACAGCAAAGTAACCAGCGATGAAACTGTCAAACATTCGTATGACAATTCTTGGCGCCATCCTTCGGCGTACGTTTTCTCGCGGCAGCAATTCACCACTGTACCGGAAGTTTGCGAGGATTGCCCGGAAGATGGCGCTTCCAGTGCACATGGAACGCATTTTTGCAGTAGCGTGAAAGAGGAGGAAGTTACGAGAAAATCGACCACGGTCAGCAAAGATGCATCTTCGCAAACCACGGATATAGAATCCCGAGAATCTTCGTCGATGGTCGCCGATAAAAACAAAGTGAGGAGGAGAGCTGCTATTGGTCTCCGTTCATTGGACGagcagaagaaaaagaag CCAGAAAGTCGATCGCCAACCACAGCTTCAGAGACCACGAGCATCGGTCCTTCAGCGGAATCGGAAAAATCTGATTCCTCGACGAAAGATGAAGAAAGTGCGAAGAGGAAATCGCGAACCGTGCACATCGACGTGTATTGCACCGGGTCCGATGACGACGAGAATGTCGATACATCGAGTGAAAACGAATGCGAAACTCCTATGACCGTGTTCGAAAATCCAGACGTGAAAGTGACACATACTCAGGTAGCGAGTAACGTTTTGCCCAGGGGATTTCAAGATGAGAAGGCTTTTCTGAAACGTGCCACGGAACGACGATGTGACAGTTTTAAACACGCGCCGATGAGAATGCCCTCTATAGCCAGTTCGAAAGGTTACGATAGCGACGATGTTTTCAGTTCgctttatccttcgcaattcaGTTCTTACAGTGCCTTGAGAGATCCTGATTCGGCGCCTTGGTCTGCCGCGTCTTCCAATGTGGGTATTCCATTCGATTACGATTCGACCATTGCTACCTCGGCCAAAGATACATTATCCGACATAGAATCTTTGATAAACGCTAAAACAGACTTAACCCGTTGTGATAGTTTCGAGTATGCTAGTAGCACCGATCGTGAAAGGATACGCAGAATGGAGGAGATATGGGCCAAGGCAGAGGACAAAGAGAAGCGTTGGCGTTCACCGCAAGTCGAGCGTAAATATTTGTTGCGGAATCGAAAGATGAGGGAATATTTAAAGAAGCACGAGGTAGGCTGGTCGTCGGGCGACAGTGACGAGGAATCTGACGAGAGCGGTGCTATTGGATGGAGTTTTATGTCCGGCGAGGAAAatcaagaagaaattaaaaaagcttCGTCCTTTCGAAAAGCGGGTAAATCTATCGCCGAAGATGGGGAGAGGAACGCAAgtataatggaaaaagaacTTTCAAAGCAAAGGAATTCGCGACAGTATCATTCTGATTCGACGCGCAGCGACAGTATTCCTCGTGCTTTTCGTGATCAAATCGGCTTATTCGGCTCCAAGACTCCTTCCCCTCTTCCATCAAAAGTACCTTCGAGAGTTACTTCTCCATTCATGACGCCTCAGGGCGAAAGAACCGACCATATTTTGAAAGCCTCTATATTCGGCGCAGTGGTGAACGCATTTCGAAAGCCAGGCCATCATATAGGACCTTCCAAGAATCCTTCGTGTTCCTGCGAGCATTGTCAAAGATATTTCGAGGAATTGAATTCACGAGAACGTTCGCGTTCTATAAGCGATTTCGAACGACAAACGGGATTTCGTTTAAGGAATGAGAAAAGGATATTTCGTCCGATCCCGAAAAATGACAATTCTTAA
- the LOC107998548 gene encoding serine/threonine-protein kinase N isoform X8 — MPKFSFKKVKQGAENMIQSLTSGRDKKLLQEAQQMLDDSRAKIEFLRMRIMKVRQARQQQHARGDAPPPNGETTSNKDRYEPSLELALEERVEELRHRLRIEAAVVEGAKNVIRLLQSAKVADKKALTEAQASLAESSRKLDLLRLSLELRRQELPPDSGTAAQLKRELASVQSASPVPVTYTSLQPFRGPLEGKATVPASVSRCAAVTGQLEVRLMGCQDLAEEVPGRTRREHPASPDLRSFVKGVTGRSSSKSYSVKDETSNDIMAVIKLDNQTVGQTSWRPCSQQAWDQRFSIELDKSRELEIGIYWKDWRSLCAIKFLRLEEFIDDVRHGMALQLEPQGLLFAEIKFLNPMISRKPKLQRQRKIFKQQVKNFPRANQMNINVATWGRLLKRSAAPSLHNSRNSESPPSGPQPLQLVFDTSVEDKPETPGELPDPEKGGLGGARPLGLSTSNSPTLPRPPEHPPPPPPTITKKPSMPAPPPPPKLDQESALREFDFLHNEEKGGPQGANLRPLVTEPRPVLIAPPSPRTPSPQPVVEFPEDEVVYEMPNKPSQYRDSAYESRRHSQLTGMTIDNFRLLSVLGRGHFGKVILSQYRNTGEYFAIKALKKGDIIARDEVESLLSEKRIFEVANATRHPFLVNLFACFQTEAHVCFVMEYAAGGDLMMHIHADVFGEPRAVFYSACVVLGLQYLHESRIIYRDLKLDNLLLDTEGYVKIADFGLCKEGMGYGDRTGTFCGTPEFLAPEVLTETSYTRAVDWWGLGVLIFEMLVGESPFPGDDEEEVFDSIVNDEVRYPRFLSLEAIAIMRRLLRKNPDRRLGSSERDAEDVKKQAFFRHIAWDDLLLRRVKPPFVPVIHSVEDVSNFDEEFTSEKPQLTPPKDPRPLSDLEQSLFKDFTYMADWC; from the exons GTGAAGCAGGGGGCGGAGAACATGATCCAGAGTTTGACGAGCGGAAGAGACAAAAAGTTGCTGCAGGAGGCTCAACAAATGCTCGACGATTCTCGCGCTAAAATCGAGTTCCTACGTATGCGAATAATGAAAGTGCGGCAAGCCCGCCAGCAACAACACGCGCGAGGCGATGCACCGCCGCCGAATGGCGAGACGACCAGCAATAAAG ACAGGTACGAGCCTAGTTTGGAGTTGGCGTTGGAGGAAAGGGTGGAGGAGCTGCGACATCGTTTGCGGATCGAAGCCGCGGTTGTGGAAGGGGCCAAGAACGTGATACGTCTTTTACAAAGTGCCAAAGTCGCCGATAAGAAGGCCTTAACGGAG GCTCAAGCAAGTCTTGCAGAATCGAGTAGAAAGTTGGATCTGCTGAGATTATCCCTCGAACTCAGAAGACAAGAATTGCCACCTGACAGTGGTACTGCTGCTCAATTGAAGAGAGAATTGGCTAGTGTGCAATCGGCTAGCCCCGTTCCTGTGACTTACACGTCGTTACAACCATTTCGCGGCCCTCTGGAGGGTAAAGCTACGGTGCCTGCTTCGGTTTCAAGATGTGCTGCCGTTACTGGACAATTAGAg GTAAGGTTAATGGGATGTCAAGACTTAGCGGAAGAAGTGCCTGGTCGCACAAGAAGAGAACATCCAGCAAGTCCGGATCTACGCAGTTTTGTTAAAGGGGTTACAGGACGTAGTTCGAGCAAATCGTATAGCGTTAAAGATGAAACAAGTA atgATATTATGGCAGTTATTAAACTGGACAACCAAACAGTAGGACAAACTAGTTGGCGACCGTGTTCTCAACAAGCATGGGATCaaag GTTTTCCATTGAACTAGATAAGTCGAGAGAACTTGAAATAGGCATTTATTGGAAAGATTGGAGATCCCTTTgtgctataaaatttttacgtttaGAAGAGTTTATCGATGATGTGAGACACGGAATGGCTCTGCAATTGGAACCCCAAGGTCTTCTTTTCGcggaaattaaattcttgaatCCTATGATTTCGAGAAAACCTAAATTACAACGTCAACGCAAAATCTTCAAACAACAAGTGAAAAATTTCCCGAGAGCTAATCAAATGAACATCAATGTTGCAACTTGGGGTAGACTTTTAAAACGATCGGCAGCCCCTTCATTGCACAATTCAAGAAATTCTGAAAGCCCGCCATCAG GACCACAACCTTTACAACTTGTTTTTGACACGTCGGTAGAAGATAAACCGGAAACACCCGGAGAATTACCTGACCCGGAGAAAGGAGGCTTAGGAGGCGCCAGACCATTAGGATTATCGACTTCTAATAGTCCTACATTACCACGTCCTCCAGAACATCCACCACCTCCACCACccacaattacaaaaaaaccTTCAATGCCCGcacctccaccaccaccaaAATTAGATCAAGAA AGTGCATTAAGGGAGTTTGATTTCCTGCACAACGAAGAAAAGGGGGGTCCTCAGGGGGCAAATTTGAGGCCTCTTGTAACAGAGCCTCGTCCTGTGCTGATTGCACCACCCTCTCCACGCACACCCTCGCCCCAACCCGTCGTCGAGTTTCCTGAAGATGAG GTTGTATACGAAATGCCGAATAAGCCTTCTCAATACAGAGACAGTGCCTACGAATCTAGAAGACATTCGCAACTTACTGGAATGACCATAGATAATTTTAGACTACTCTCTGTTCTTGGCCGCGGTCATTTCGGAAAAGTAATTCTATCGCAATATAGAAATACAGGAGAATACTTCGCAATAAAAGCGTTGAAAAAAGGAGACATAATAGCGAGAGATGAAGTAGAATCTTTACTTTCAGAGAAGAGAATATTTGAAGTCGCCAATGCTACACGTCATCCTTTCCTTGTAAATCTTTTTGCTTGTTTTCAAACTGag gCACATGTATGCTTTGTAATGGAATATGCAGCTGGAGGAGATCTTATGATGCATATACACGCGGATGTATTTGGAGAGCCACGAGCTGTATTTTATTCAGCTTGTGTTGTATTAGGGTTGCAATATTTGCATGAAAGTCGAATTATTTATCg agatttaaaattagataatttactATTGGATACAGAAGGATATGTAAAAATTGCGGATTTCGGTTTGTGCAAAGAGGGAATGGGATATGGAGATAGAACAGGAACATTTTGTGGTACTCCAGAATTTTTAGCTCCTGAAGTGCTTACTGAAACATCATATACGCGGGCAGTTGATTGGTGGGGTCTTggtgtattaatatttgaaatgctTGTTGGTGAA TCACCATTTCCTGGtgatgatgaagaagaagTGTTTGATTCCATTGTGAATGATGAAGTTCGTTATCCGCGGTTTCTTTCTTTAGAAGCAATTGCGATAATGCGGAgg ttattaagaaaaaatcctGATAGAAGATTAGGTAGTAGTGAAAGAGATGCAGAAGATGTTAAGAAACAAGCATTCTTTAGGCATATAGCTTGGGACGATTTACTTCTAAGACGTGTAAAGCCACCATTTGTTCCAGTAATT CATTCTGTGGAAGATGTCAGTAATTTTGATGAAGAATTTACATCAGAAAAACCTCAATTAACTCCACCTAAAGATCCTAGACCACTCAGTGATTTAGaacaaagtttatttaaagattttacgtACATGGCTGATTGGTGCTAG
- the LOC107998548 gene encoding serine/threonine-protein kinase N isoform X7: MPKFSFKKVKQGAENMIQSLTSGRDKKLLQEAQQMLDDSRAKIEFLRMRIMKVRQARQQQHARGDAPPPNGETTSNKDRYEPSLELALEERVEELRHRLRIEAAVVEGAKNVIRLLQSAKVADKKALTEAQASLAESSRKLDLLRLSLELRRQELPPDSGTAAQLKRELASVQSASPVPVTYTSLQPFRGPLEGKATVPASVSRCAAVTGQLEVRLMGCQDLAEEVPGRTRREHPASPDLRSFVKGVTGRSSSKSYSVKDETSNDIMAVIKLDNQTVGQTSWRPCSQQAWDQRFSIELDKSRELEIGIYWKDWRSLCAIKFLRLEEFIDDVRHGMALQLEPQGLLFAEIKFLNPMISRKPKLQRQRKIFKQQVKNFPRANQMNINVATWGRLLKRSAAPSLHNSRNSESPPSGPQPLQLVFDTSVEDKPETPGELPDPEKGGLGGARPLGLSTSNSPTLPRPPEHPPPPPPTITKKPSMPAPPPPPKLDQELQSALREFDFLHNEEKGGPQGANLRPLVTEPRPVLIAPPSPRTPSPQPVVEFPEDEVVYEMPNKPSQYRDSAYESRRHSQLTGMTIDNFRLLSVLGRGHFGKVILSQYRNTGEYFAIKALKKGDIIARDEVESLLSEKRIFEVANATRHPFLVNLFACFQTEAHVCFVMEYAAGGDLMMHIHADVFGEPRAVFYSACVVLGLQYLHESRIIYRDLKLDNLLLDTEGYVKIADFGLCKEGMGYGDRTGTFCGTPEFLAPEVLTETSYTRAVDWWGLGVLIFEMLVGESPFPGDDEEEVFDSIVNDEVRYPRFLSLEAIAIMRRLLRKNPDRRLGSSERDAEDVKKQAFFRHIAWDDLLLRRVKPPFVPVIHSVEDVSNFDEEFTSEKPQLTPPKDPRPLSDLEQSLFKDFTYMADWC, encoded by the exons GTGAAGCAGGGGGCGGAGAACATGATCCAGAGTTTGACGAGCGGAAGAGACAAAAAGTTGCTGCAGGAGGCTCAACAAATGCTCGACGATTCTCGCGCTAAAATCGAGTTCCTACGTATGCGAATAATGAAAGTGCGGCAAGCCCGCCAGCAACAACACGCGCGAGGCGATGCACCGCCGCCGAATGGCGAGACGACCAGCAATAAAG ACAGGTACGAGCCTAGTTTGGAGTTGGCGTTGGAGGAAAGGGTGGAGGAGCTGCGACATCGTTTGCGGATCGAAGCCGCGGTTGTGGAAGGGGCCAAGAACGTGATACGTCTTTTACAAAGTGCCAAAGTCGCCGATAAGAAGGCCTTAACGGAG GCTCAAGCAAGTCTTGCAGAATCGAGTAGAAAGTTGGATCTGCTGAGATTATCCCTCGAACTCAGAAGACAAGAATTGCCACCTGACAGTGGTACTGCTGCTCAATTGAAGAGAGAATTGGCTAGTGTGCAATCGGCTAGCCCCGTTCCTGTGACTTACACGTCGTTACAACCATTTCGCGGCCCTCTGGAGGGTAAAGCTACGGTGCCTGCTTCGGTTTCAAGATGTGCTGCCGTTACTGGACAATTAGAg GTAAGGTTAATGGGATGTCAAGACTTAGCGGAAGAAGTGCCTGGTCGCACAAGAAGAGAACATCCAGCAAGTCCGGATCTACGCAGTTTTGTTAAAGGGGTTACAGGACGTAGTTCGAGCAAATCGTATAGCGTTAAAGATGAAACAAGTA atgATATTATGGCAGTTATTAAACTGGACAACCAAACAGTAGGACAAACTAGTTGGCGACCGTGTTCTCAACAAGCATGGGATCaaag GTTTTCCATTGAACTAGATAAGTCGAGAGAACTTGAAATAGGCATTTATTGGAAAGATTGGAGATCCCTTTgtgctataaaatttttacgtttaGAAGAGTTTATCGATGATGTGAGACACGGAATGGCTCTGCAATTGGAACCCCAAGGTCTTCTTTTCGcggaaattaaattcttgaatCCTATGATTTCGAGAAAACCTAAATTACAACGTCAACGCAAAATCTTCAAACAACAAGTGAAAAATTTCCCGAGAGCTAATCAAATGAACATCAATGTTGCAACTTGGGGTAGACTTTTAAAACGATCGGCAGCCCCTTCATTGCACAATTCAAGAAATTCTGAAAGCCCGCCATCAG GACCACAACCTTTACAACTTGTTTTTGACACGTCGGTAGAAGATAAACCGGAAACACCCGGAGAATTACCTGACCCGGAGAAAGGAGGCTTAGGAGGCGCCAGACCATTAGGATTATCGACTTCTAATAGTCCTACATTACCACGTCCTCCAGAACATCCACCACCTCCACCACccacaattacaaaaaaaccTTCAATGCCCGcacctccaccaccaccaaAATTAGATCAAGAA TTACAGAGTGCATTAAGGGAGTTTGATTTCCTGCACAACGAAGAAAAGGGGGGTCCTCAGGGGGCAAATTTGAGGCCTCTTGTAACAGAGCCTCGTCCTGTGCTGATTGCACCACCCTCTCCACGCACACCCTCGCCCCAACCCGTCGTCGAGTTTCCTGAAGATGAG GTTGTATACGAAATGCCGAATAAGCCTTCTCAATACAGAGACAGTGCCTACGAATCTAGAAGACATTCGCAACTTACTGGAATGACCATAGATAATTTTAGACTACTCTCTGTTCTTGGCCGCGGTCATTTCGGAAAAGTAATTCTATCGCAATATAGAAATACAGGAGAATACTTCGCAATAAAAGCGTTGAAAAAAGGAGACATAATAGCGAGAGATGAAGTAGAATCTTTACTTTCAGAGAAGAGAATATTTGAAGTCGCCAATGCTACACGTCATCCTTTCCTTGTAAATCTTTTTGCTTGTTTTCAAACTGag gCACATGTATGCTTTGTAATGGAATATGCAGCTGGAGGAGATCTTATGATGCATATACACGCGGATGTATTTGGAGAGCCACGAGCTGTATTTTATTCAGCTTGTGTTGTATTAGGGTTGCAATATTTGCATGAAAGTCGAATTATTTATCg agatttaaaattagataatttactATTGGATACAGAAGGATATGTAAAAATTGCGGATTTCGGTTTGTGCAAAGAGGGAATGGGATATGGAGATAGAACAGGAACATTTTGTGGTACTCCAGAATTTTTAGCTCCTGAAGTGCTTACTGAAACATCATATACGCGGGCAGTTGATTGGTGGGGTCTTggtgtattaatatttgaaatgctTGTTGGTGAA TCACCATTTCCTGGtgatgatgaagaagaagTGTTTGATTCCATTGTGAATGATGAAGTTCGTTATCCGCGGTTTCTTTCTTTAGAAGCAATTGCGATAATGCGGAgg ttattaagaaaaaatcctGATAGAAGATTAGGTAGTAGTGAAAGAGATGCAGAAGATGTTAAGAAACAAGCATTCTTTAGGCATATAGCTTGGGACGATTTACTTCTAAGACGTGTAAAGCCACCATTTGTTCCAGTAATT CATTCTGTGGAAGATGTCAGTAATTTTGATGAAGAATTTACATCAGAAAAACCTCAATTAACTCCACCTAAAGATCCTAGACCACTCAGTGATTTAGaacaaagtttatttaaagattttacgtACATGGCTGATTGGTGCTAG